In Frondihabitans sp. PAMC 28766, a genomic segment contains:
- a CDS encoding DEAD/DEAH box helicase yields the protein MADVLDRFSPATATWFRGAFARPTHAQEGAWEAIASGHNALVIAPTGSGKTLASFLWSIDKLASSPPPDAASREEARMHRTRVLYISPLKALGVDVERNLRSPLVGVTQTARRLGTEAPEISVGVRSGDTTSADRRLLQRTPPDILITTPESLYLMLTSAARENLRGVETVIVDEVHAVASTKRGAHLALSLERLDDLLDEPAQRIGLSATVRPPEEVARFLGGRTPVTIVAPASEKKFDLRVVVPVDDMTELGTAAPLEGSAAGQAPQGSIWPHVEEGIVDLILEHRSTIVFANSRRLAERLTARLNDIYIERTFGPDAAAFDEADGADGALVTVGAIEGAGATGDDEDIAATRRPGGNDLAARPQPIGSSPAQLMSSGQTTGAEPLLARAHHGSVSKDQRAMIEDDLKSGRLRCVVATSSLELGIDMGAVDLVIQVESPPSVASGLQRVGRAGHQVGETSRGVLFPKHRADLIHSAVAAERMVQGLIEELQMPQNPLDVLAQQTVAAVALDEINADEWFDTVRRSAPFMNLPRSAYDATLDLLSGKYPSDEFAELRPRIVWDRVHGTLTGRPGAQRLAVTSGGTIPDRGLFGVFMVGEKAARVGELDEEMVYESRVGDVFALGATSWRIEDITHDRVLVSPAFGQPGRVPFWKGDGIGRPAELGRAIGAYTRELANSSEQEATARVVAGGLDERAARNLLAFITEQREVAGHVPTDTTLVVERFRDELGDWRLILHSPYGMRVHAPWALAVSGRIRDRLGIDGSAMAADDGIVVRIPDTDAEPPGADLFTFDRDELDAIVTEEVGGSALFSSRFRECAARALLLPRYNPGKRSPLWQQRQRASQLLDVARKFPTFPIVLEAVREVLQDVYDLPALMQLTDQLARREVRVVETETEVPSPFARSLLFGYVAAFMYEGDSPLAERRAAALSLDSTLLAELLGRAELRELLDAGVIEQHELELQRLLPDRRARDFEGVVDLLRLLGPLSTTEIVERSWLADAAAGDGDGATAATVELDEALSGLARANRILRFTHSGVERWAGIEDASRLRDALGVNLPIGVPSAFIEPVDDPLGDLVGRFARTHAPFAPVDVAQRLGLGTAVVLETLRRLGTQRRVVEGEFRPDRQGSEWCDAEVLRRLRSRSLAALRHEVEPVSGDTLGRFLPAWQHVATGTKGSGLRGLDGVLQVVDQLSGVALPASAWESLILPARVTDYTTGMLDELTATGEVIWAGAGALAANDGWVGLHLADGAQVTLPEPQGDETTELQREVLAALAGGGAYFFRQLADAVGSTATSPVTDDALVTAIWDLVWQGQITNDTFAPLRIQVGGRAPRPRTPSRSRASYRGRVPRSALPRHAGPPTVGGRWSLLPLAEPDTTVRAAAQAELLLERHGVVTRGAVQNEGVRGGFSTVYKVLSSFEETGRARRGYFVEGLGAAQFATGPTVDRLRSFVRDDDREGDEALQDAGRGRSVTVVTLAATDPANPYGAALPWPNDAEADGPRGHRPGRKAGALVVLVDGRLVVYVERGGKSTLTFGDPSERDLAAAATSIAAVVRGHLGRLAIERVDGEFVLGTPFGDALREAGFAPTPSGVRLRS from the coding sequence ATGGCAGACGTCCTCGACCGCTTCTCTCCCGCGACCGCAACGTGGTTCCGCGGCGCGTTCGCGCGGCCGACGCACGCGCAGGAGGGCGCCTGGGAGGCCATCGCGAGCGGGCACAACGCACTGGTCATCGCGCCGACCGGGTCGGGCAAGACGCTGGCGTCCTTCCTGTGGTCGATCGACAAGCTGGCGTCGTCTCCTCCGCCGGATGCCGCGTCTCGTGAAGAAGCCCGGATGCATCGAACCAGGGTGCTCTACATCTCGCCGCTCAAGGCGCTCGGCGTCGACGTCGAGCGCAACCTCCGCTCGCCGCTCGTCGGCGTCACGCAGACCGCGCGGCGGCTCGGCACCGAGGCCCCCGAGATCAGCGTGGGGGTGCGATCCGGTGACACCACGTCGGCCGACCGACGCCTGCTGCAGCGCACCCCGCCCGACATCCTGATCACGACACCCGAGTCGCTCTATCTGATGCTGACGAGCGCCGCGCGAGAGAACCTCCGCGGGGTCGAGACGGTCATCGTCGACGAGGTGCACGCCGTGGCGTCGACCAAGCGCGGTGCGCATCTGGCGCTGTCGCTCGAGCGGCTCGACGACCTTCTCGACGAGCCCGCGCAACGCATTGGCCTGTCAGCGACGGTCCGGCCGCCCGAAGAGGTCGCGCGCTTCCTGGGTGGCCGCACGCCCGTCACGATCGTCGCGCCCGCCTCTGAGAAGAAGTTCGACCTGCGGGTCGTCGTGCCCGTCGACGACATGACCGAGCTCGGCACCGCCGCCCCCCTCGAGGGCTCCGCCGCCGGCCAGGCGCCGCAGGGGTCGATCTGGCCGCACGTCGAAGAGGGCATCGTCGACCTGATCCTCGAGCACCGGTCGACGATCGTCTTCGCGAACTCGCGACGGCTGGCCGAGCGCCTGACGGCCCGGCTCAACGACATCTACATCGAGCGCACCTTCGGGCCCGACGCCGCGGCCTTCGACGAGGCCGACGGCGCCGACGGCGCGCTCGTCACCGTGGGCGCAATCGAGGGTGCTGGCGCGACCGGCGACGACGAAGACATCGCCGCCACGCGCCGCCCGGGCGGCAACGACCTGGCCGCACGCCCCCAGCCGATCGGCTCCTCACCTGCCCAGCTGATGAGCTCGGGCCAGACCACCGGCGCCGAGCCTCTCCTGGCCCGCGCCCACCACGGCTCGGTCAGCAAAGACCAACGCGCGATGATCGAGGACGACCTGAAGAGCGGCCGCCTCCGCTGCGTCGTCGCGACGAGCTCTCTCGAGCTCGGCATCGACATGGGCGCCGTCGACCTCGTGATCCAGGTCGAGTCGCCGCCGTCGGTCGCGAGCGGGCTGCAGCGCGTCGGCCGCGCCGGGCACCAGGTCGGCGAGACGTCTCGGGGTGTGCTCTTCCCCAAGCACCGGGCCGACCTCATCCACTCGGCCGTCGCCGCCGAGCGCATGGTCCAGGGGCTCATCGAAGAGCTGCAGATGCCGCAGAATCCTCTCGACGTGCTCGCCCAGCAGACCGTCGCGGCGGTCGCCCTCGACGAGATCAACGCTGACGAGTGGTTCGACACCGTGCGCCGCAGCGCGCCCTTCATGAACCTCCCGCGGTCGGCCTACGACGCCACGCTCGACCTGCTGAGCGGCAAATACCCTTCCGACGAGTTCGCCGAACTGCGCCCCCGCATCGTCTGGGATCGCGTCCACGGCACCCTCACCGGTCGCCCCGGCGCCCAGCGCCTCGCCGTCACGAGCGGCGGCACGATCCCCGACCGCGGGCTCTTCGGCGTCTTCATGGTCGGCGAGAAGGCCGCTCGCGTCGGCGAGCTCGACGAAGAGATGGTCTACGAGTCGCGCGTCGGCGACGTCTTCGCCCTCGGTGCGACGAGCTGGCGCATCGAAGACATCACCCACGACCGCGTGCTCGTCTCCCCCGCCTTCGGCCAGCCCGGCCGCGTGCCGTTCTGGAAGGGCGACGGCATCGGCCGACCCGCCGAGCTCGGCCGCGCGATCGGCGCCTACACGCGCGAGCTCGCCAATTCGAGCGAGCAGGAGGCGACGGCTCGGGTCGTCGCCGGCGGTCTCGACGAACGCGCCGCCCGCAACCTGCTCGCCTTCATCACCGAGCAGCGCGAGGTCGCCGGTCACGTGCCGACCGACACCACCCTGGTCGTCGAGAGGTTCCGAGACGAGCTCGGCGACTGGCGCCTGATCCTGCATTCCCCCTACGGCATGCGCGTCCACGCGCCTTGGGCCCTGGCAGTCAGCGGCAGGATCCGAGACCGGCTCGGCATCGACGGCTCGGCCATGGCCGCCGACGACGGCATCGTCGTCCGCATCCCCGACACCGACGCCGAGCCGCCCGGAGCCGACCTCTTCACGTTCGACCGAGACGAGCTCGACGCGATCGTCACCGAGGAGGTCGGCGGCTCGGCGCTCTTCTCGTCGCGCTTCCGCGAGTGCGCCGCGCGCGCCCTGCTGCTGCCTCGGTACAACCCCGGCAAGCGGTCGCCGCTCTGGCAGCAGCGCCAGCGCGCCTCGCAGCTGCTCGACGTGGCACGGAAGTTTCCGACCTTCCCGATCGTGCTCGAAGCCGTGCGCGAGGTACTTCAAGACGTCTACGACCTGCCCGCGCTCATGCAGCTGACCGACCAGCTCGCCCGCCGCGAGGTGCGCGTGGTCGAGACCGAGACCGAGGTTCCGTCACCGTTCGCCCGGTCGCTGCTGTTCGGCTACGTCGCCGCGTTCATGTACGAGGGCGACTCTCCCCTCGCCGAGCGCCGCGCAGCCGCGCTGTCGCTCGACTCGACGCTTCTCGCCGAACTGCTCGGCCGCGCCGAGCTGCGCGAGCTCCTCGACGCCGGCGTCATCGAACAGCACGAGCTCGAGCTGCAGCGGCTCCTGCCCGATCGTCGGGCGCGCGACTTCGAGGGTGTTGTCGACCTGCTGCGCCTCCTCGGGCCGCTGTCGACGACCGAGATCGTCGAGCGCAGTTGGCTGGCCGACGCAGCCGCAGGCGACGGCGACGGCGCCACCGCCGCGACCGTCGAGCTCGACGAGGCGCTGTCGGGGCTGGCGCGAGCGAATCGCATCCTGCGCTTCACGCACTCCGGGGTCGAGCGCTGGGCGGGCATCGAAGACGCCAGCCGCCTGCGCGACGCCCTCGGGGTGAACCTGCCGATCGGCGTGCCCTCGGCCTTCATCGAGCCCGTCGACGACCCGCTCGGCGACCTGGTCGGGCGCTTCGCCCGCACCCACGCGCCATTCGCACCGGTCGATGTGGCTCAGCGACTCGGGCTCGGGACGGCCGTCGTGCTCGAGACCCTCCGCCGGCTCGGCACACAGCGCCGCGTGGTCGAAGGCGAGTTCCGGCCCGACCGCCAGGGCAGCGAATGGTGCGACGCCGAGGTGCTGCGGCGCCTCCGCAGCCGGTCGCTTGCGGCGCTGCGGCACGAGGTCGAGCCGGTCTCGGGCGACACGCTCGGCCGCTTCCTGCCGGCGTGGCAGCACGTCGCCACAGGCACCAAGGGCTCGGGGCTGCGCGGCCTCGACGGCGTGCTGCAGGTCGTCGACCAGTTGAGCGGGGTCGCCCTGCCGGCATCGGCGTGGGAGTCTCTCATCCTGCCGGCCCGGGTCACCGACTACACGACCGGCATGCTCGACGAGCTGACGGCGACCGGCGAGGTCATCTGGGCCGGCGCGGGCGCGCTGGCGGCCAACGACGGCTGGGTCGGGCTGCACCTCGCCGACGGCGCGCAGGTCACCCTGCCCGAGCCGCAGGGAGACGAGACCACCGAGCTGCAGCGCGAGGTGCTCGCAGCTCTCGCCGGCGGCGGCGCCTACTTCTTCCGGCAGCTCGCCGACGCTGTGGGCTCCACGGCCACGTCGCCGGTCACCGACGACGCGCTCGTGACGGCGATCTGGGATCTCGTCTGGCAGGGCCAGATCACCAACGACACCTTCGCGCCGCTGCGCATCCAGGTCGGCGGTCGCGCACCGCGACCGCGCACGCCGAGCCGATCGCGCGCCTCTTACCGAGGCCGGGTGCCGCGCTCGGCCCTGCCGCGCCACGCCGGGCCGCCGACAGTCGGCGGCCGCTGGTCGCTGCTGCCGCTCGCCGAGCCGGACACGACCGTGCGCGCTGCGGCGCAGGCCGAACTGCTGCTCGAACGCCACGGCGTCGTCACCCGCGGTGCCGTGCAGAACGAGGGCGTGCGCGGCGGCTTCTCGACCGTCTACAAGGTGCTGTCGTCGTTCGAAGAGACCGGCCGCGCCCGCCGGGGCTACTTCGTCGAGGGCCTGGGCGCGGCCCAGTTCGCGACCGGGCCCACCGTCGACCGGCTGCGCTCGTTCGTGCGCGACGACGACCGAGAGGGCGACGAGGCGCTGCAGGATGCCGGGCGCGGCCGCTCCGTCACCGTGGTCACGCTTGCGGCGACCGACCCCGCGAACCCCTACGGTGCCGCCCTCCCGTGGCCGAACGACGCCGAGGCCGACGGCCCGCGCGGCCACCGGCCCGGCCGAAAGGCCGGTGCCCTCGTCGTGCTGGTCGACGGCCGGCTCGTCGTGTACGTCGAGCGCGGCGGCAAGTCGACGCTGACCTTCGGCGACCCGAGCGAGCGCGACCTCGCTGCTGCGGCGACGTCGATCGCGGCGGTCGTCCGCGGACACCTCGGCCGGCTCGCCATCGAGCGCGTGGACGGCGAGTTCGTGCTGGGCACCCCCTTCGGCGACGCCCTCCGCGAGGCCGGCTTCGCGCCGACGCCCAGCGGCGTCCGGCTGCGCTCATGA
- a CDS encoding peroxiredoxin-like family protein has translation MPETTTTIDDQVATFNEGFTAQIGPDLSAVFAAEQAALTESGLPADAVAAGDTLPAAALLDSAGSSVSLGDALGDGRTVLVFYRGSWCPYCNLTLKHYQEALLPELTQRGVKLVAISPQTPEASDLAVSNGGLEFTVLTDPGNALVRQLGILTEPSADARKAHAALGFDVADSNADQTGDIPYPTVLVVEADGRVVFADVHVDYTTRTEVPALLAAVDA, from the coding sequence ATGCCCGAGACGACCACCACCATCGACGACCAGGTCGCGACCTTCAACGAAGGGTTCACCGCACAGATCGGACCGGACCTGAGCGCGGTGTTCGCGGCCGAGCAGGCCGCGCTGACTGAGAGCGGCCTGCCCGCCGATGCGGTGGCCGCAGGAGACACCTTGCCCGCGGCGGCCCTCCTCGATTCTGCCGGCAGCTCCGTGTCGCTCGGCGACGCCCTCGGCGACGGGCGGACCGTGCTCGTCTTCTACCGCGGCTCGTGGTGCCCCTACTGCAACCTCACGCTGAAGCACTACCAGGAGGCGCTGCTGCCCGAGCTGACACAGCGTGGCGTGAAGCTCGTCGCGATCAGCCCGCAGACGCCGGAGGCATCCGACCTGGCCGTCTCGAACGGCGGCCTCGAGTTCACGGTGCTGACCGACCCCGGCAACGCGCTCGTGCGTCAACTCGGCATCCTGACCGAGCCGTCCGCCGATGCTCGCAAGGCCCACGCGGCGCTCGGCTTCGATGTCGCCGACAGCAATGCCGACCAGACGGGCGACATCCCCTACCCGACGGTGCTCGTGGTCGAAGCGGACGGGCGCGTCGTCTTCGCCGACGTCCACGTGGACTACACGACGCGCACCGAGGTGCCCGCGCTCCTGGCCGCCGTCGACGCGTGA
- a CDS encoding glycosyltransferase, which yields MSSHSPARRRATEVPTRALPPVTRAESRLAFERQRLEAELSTRKPARTRKAHTTEHITAAGRPEGRTHSPVMLLLVLVCTLGILLYGSFLLNPANRGDLIPYIMVIVAEAIVVIQALLSMWTILSGGSDPREFDFFQAQDLLYDEVEIGRLGVRDQPHLWPIVIDGHRQLVDVFITVYGEEISKIEATLVAALALQGEHRTWILDDGASDEVRDLTARYNARYVRRLTNHGAKAGNVNHALSLAKGDFYAIFDADFVPKPLFLHETVPFFIDEKVAFVQTPQAYGNLVSLVSRGAGYMQAVFYKFIQPGRNRFNAAFCVGTNVIFRRAAIDDIGGMVTDSKSEDVWTSLHLHERGWRSIYIPMTLAVGDAPETIEAYSKQQLRWATGGFEILFQHFPFSPKHKLTMDQRLQYFVTATNYMTGIAPLLLLLVPPLEIYFDLRPMNLHITIVQWLLYYCGFYVMQIVLATYTLGSFRYEVLMLSTVSFPIYVKALWNVITGKDEGWSVTGRKGKAKSPFNFIIPQVLFFVFLFFTSFVAIYRDMQNGVVTLATIWNLLNTGILMSFMVVAWREGRQLKRQNAAENAGAVEAFVLPAPAATVAQAPLRTQISRPVPRTRDEVALLVDDVEDTIPRAGALLARHAGERVAS from the coding sequence ATGTCTTCACACAGCCCTGCCCGTCGACGCGCCACAGAAGTGCCAACGCGCGCCCTGCCGCCGGTCACCCGCGCCGAGTCCCGCCTCGCCTTCGAGCGCCAGCGCCTCGAGGCCGAGCTCTCGACGCGCAAACCCGCCCGCACTCGCAAGGCGCACACGACCGAGCACATCACCGCGGCCGGTCGCCCCGAGGGCCGCACGCACTCGCCGGTGATGCTGCTGCTGGTGCTCGTCTGCACCCTCGGCATCCTGCTCTACGGCTCGTTCCTGCTGAACCCCGCCAACCGCGGCGACCTGATCCCCTACATCATGGTGATCGTCGCCGAGGCCATCGTGGTCATCCAGGCCCTTCTCTCGATGTGGACGATCCTCTCGGGAGGCTCCGACCCGCGCGAGTTCGACTTCTTCCAGGCGCAGGATCTCCTCTACGACGAGGTCGAGATCGGGCGACTCGGGGTCCGTGACCAGCCGCACCTCTGGCCGATCGTGATCGACGGTCACCGTCAGCTCGTCGACGTCTTCATCACCGTGTACGGCGAGGAGATCTCGAAGATCGAGGCCACGCTCGTCGCAGCTCTCGCCCTGCAGGGTGAGCACCGCACGTGGATCCTCGACGACGGCGCGAGCGACGAGGTCCGCGACCTCACGGCCCGGTACAACGCTCGCTACGTGCGACGCCTCACCAACCACGGCGCCAAAGCGGGCAACGTGAACCACGCCCTGTCGCTGGCGAAGGGCGACTTCTACGCCATCTTCGACGCCGACTTCGTGCCGAAGCCGCTCTTCCTGCACGAGACCGTCCCCTTCTTCATCGACGAGAAGGTCGCCTTCGTGCAGACCCCGCAGGCCTACGGCAACCTCGTGTCGCTCGTGTCGCGCGGTGCCGGCTACATGCAGGCCGTCTTCTACAAGTTCATCCAGCCGGGCCGCAACCGCTTCAACGCGGCGTTCTGCGTGGGTACGAACGTCATCTTCCGTCGCGCGGCCATCGACGACATCGGCGGCATGGTCACCGATTCGAAGTCGGAAGACGTCTGGACGTCCCTCCACCTGCACGAGCGCGGCTGGCGCTCGATCTACATCCCGATGACCCTGGCCGTCGGTGACGCGCCCGAGACCATCGAGGCCTACTCCAAGCAGCAGCTGCGCTGGGCGACCGGTGGCTTCGAGATCCTCTTCCAGCACTTCCCGTTCTCGCCGAAGCACAAGCTGACGATGGACCAACGTCTGCAGTACTTCGTCACTGCGACGAACTACATGACGGGCATCGCGCCCCTTCTGCTGCTGCTCGTGCCGCCGCTCGAGATCTACTTCGACCTGCGGCCGATGAACCTGCACATCACGATCGTGCAGTGGCTGCTGTACTACTGCGGCTTCTATGTGATGCAGATCGTGCTGGCGACGTACACGCTGGGGTCGTTCCGCTACGAGGTGCTGATGCTCTCGACGGTCTCGTTCCCGATCTACGTCAAGGCTCTGTGGAACGTCATCACCGGCAAGGACGAGGGCTGGAGCGTCACTGGCCGCAAGGGCAAGGCGAAGTCGCCCTTCAACTTCATCATCCCCCAGGTGCTGTTCTTCGTCTTCCTGTTCTTCACCTCGTTCGTCGCGATCTACCGCGACATGCAGAACGGCGTCGTGACCCTGGCGACCATCTGGAATCTGCTGAACACCGGCATCCTGATGTCGTTCATGGTCGTGGCCTGGCGCGAGGGGCGTCAGCTCAAGCGCCAGAACGCGGCAGAGAACGCCGGTGCCGTCGAGGCGTTCGTCCTGCCGGCCCCGGCCGCTACCGTTGCACAGGCTCCGCTGCGCACGCAGATCTCGCGCCCCGTGCCCCGCACGCGCGACGAGGTCGCACTGCTGGTCGACGACGTCGAAGACACCATCCCCCGCGCGGGCGCTCTGCTCGCACGCCACGCCGGCGAGAGGGTCGCCTCATGA
- a CDS encoding DNA-formamidopyrimidine glycosylase family protein, with the protein MPEGDTVYRAAKNLDAVLHGATLTKSDFRVPAFATVDLAGEVVDDVVSRGKHLLHHIGDVTLHTHLKMEGSWHVYRHGTKWKRPAYQARVVLETAEWVAVGFDLGIVELVPRDASDSVVDYLGPDLLGPDWDASVALDNLTRDPDRPIGLALLDQRVLAGVGNVYRNELCFLRGVLPTRPVGEVDDLPKTIDLAYRLIQANKDRVDRTTTGTLRGATDWVYGRAGRPCLRCGTKILRGTLGESELELRDTYWCPHCQT; encoded by the coding sequence GTGCCTGAGGGCGACACCGTCTACCGCGCGGCGAAGAACCTCGACGCGGTGCTGCACGGCGCCACCCTCACGAAGTCCGACTTCCGAGTGCCGGCGTTCGCCACCGTCGACCTCGCGGGCGAGGTCGTCGACGACGTCGTCAGCCGCGGCAAGCACCTGCTCCACCACATCGGCGACGTCACACTGCACACCCACCTCAAGATGGAGGGCTCCTGGCACGTCTACCGTCACGGCACGAAGTGGAAGCGCCCCGCCTACCAGGCGCGCGTCGTGCTCGAGACGGCCGAGTGGGTGGCGGTCGGCTTCGACCTCGGCATCGTCGAGCTGGTGCCGCGCGACGCCTCTGACTCGGTGGTCGACTACCTCGGGCCCGACCTGCTCGGGCCCGACTGGGACGCGAGCGTCGCGCTCGACAACCTGACCCGTGATCCTGATCGCCCCATCGGGCTCGCCCTGCTCGACCAGCGTGTGCTCGCCGGGGTCGGCAACGTGTACCGCAACGAGCTCTGCTTTCTGCGCGGCGTGCTGCCGACGCGGCCGGTCGGCGAGGTCGACGACCTGCCGAAGACGATCGACCTCGCGTACCGGCTGATCCAGGCCAACAAGGATCGCGTCGACCGCACCACGACCGGCACCCTCCGCGGCGCCACCGACTGGGTCTACGGCCGGGCCGGGCGCCCCTGCCTGCGGTGCGGCACGAAGATCCTGCGCGGCACCCTCGGCGAGTCCGAGCTCGAGCTGCGCGACACCTACTGGTGCCCGCACTGTCAGACGTAG
- a CDS encoding HlyD family efflux transporter periplasmic adaptor subunit: MTWANRAKLIVGLILVLALILVFFVIFTQRNSQVISTSASIEAEEYKIGTDYAGNVVNQYVNVGDTVKKGEPLFTIKSLSVLQDVSVGLLSYDSASYSVTKDGTMTFRATVPGKISAIDTKAGGFVSAGADLATIDRSDSLSVEGDYMLSPRDYERIRTGAEVDVTLPNQTTISGKVKQVTVQTTNGDAQTAIQVSSKYLVQGAYSGLVNSGTPVTATLHLRQDGILAGPQDALLAFVQKIGL, translated from the coding sequence ATGACCTGGGCCAATCGCGCCAAGCTGATCGTGGGCCTCATCTTAGTGCTCGCTCTGATCCTGGTGTTCTTCGTGATCTTCACGCAGCGCAACTCGCAGGTCATCTCGACCAGCGCCTCGATCGAGGCCGAGGAGTACAAGATCGGCACGGACTATGCCGGCAACGTCGTCAATCAGTACGTGAACGTGGGCGACACGGTCAAGAAGGGCGAGCCGCTCTTCACGATCAAGAGCCTCTCGGTGCTCCAGGACGTCTCGGTGGGCCTCCTCAGCTACGACAGCGCCAGCTATTCGGTCACGAAAGACGGCACCATGACCTTCCGCGCCACCGTGCCCGGCAAGATCTCGGCGATCGACACCAAGGCAGGCGGCTTCGTCAGCGCCGGCGCCGACCTCGCGACCATCGATCGCTCGGACAGCCTCTCTGTGGAGGGCGACTACATGCTGTCGCCCCGCGACTACGAGCGCATCCGCACGGGTGCCGAAGTCGACGTGACTCTGCCCAACCAGACGACGATCAGCGGGAAGGTCAAGCAGGTCACCGTGCAGACCACCAACGGCGACGCGCAGACCGCGATCCAGGTCTCGAGCAAGTACCTCGTGCAGGGCGCCTACTCGGGGCTCGTCAACTCGGGCACGCCGGTGACGGCGACGCTGCACCTTCGGCAGGACGGCATCCTCGCCGGGCCTCAGGACGCCCTCCTCGCCTTCGTCCAGAAGATCGGTCTGTAG
- a CDS encoding glycosyl hydrolase has protein sequence MSACTTGGSSPSLGSGSGSSSSSKPSAADASSTVLGDSTVAPLVKALPQKSIAPATTMQLASGLTPPTNRWFSGLVFGDTAMAVFPFPISFQETASGFAAGLPTATGTTNTLFGEAVQQVIVGIGATSQIVSRYDSVSVTLEQKAGSSVVGHTTLAEGSPLVSYVAAKSQTATLNAPVTDTSKSGSFTRGTLTAAGQKWAVVTSGSFSASGVSLASGQSLVLFPVPVGTSPGQLDTLTAAAASPLASVRTAYKATSKGQQTSLSYLTAGRSKTLVVPLPHQGDAAASSGCQSLTYRTIYGTVPVCASTGLTFTTPTVKPTSSLDLTSISAADTATLKSQLKVDVATLPTFATDTYYGGKTLYRAAMLLQIARQLGDKTSAATLTAKLTAELDKWMQPGGCTTRGQECFVYDPKLKTVVGLVNSFGSELDNDHHFHYGYFLYAAGVVAQNTPSLAKKWAPVMNLLAADIATNTHSESGEYFPDTRMYDPYFSHSWASGYSEFADGNNQESSSEAVNAWTGLSLWAAASSDRPLAAEAAWMLSGEAASALAYYVNPSLVGSQFDGFDHSMVSLNWGGKRDYATWFSAAPSAIIGIQLIPMSPVSSYLGSARGGGAAHIQSLVKTALSAGSDATLVDYVLMYESLASPAAARSALAVAKKLLSTDIDNGDSRTYMLAYIMANASK, from the coding sequence GTGAGCGCCTGCACCACGGGCGGGTCGTCGCCCTCCCTCGGCTCGGGCTCCGGCTCTTCTTCTTCGTCGAAGCCGTCGGCCGCCGACGCGTCGTCGACCGTGCTCGGCGACTCGACCGTCGCCCCGCTCGTCAAGGCGCTGCCACAGAAGTCGATCGCCCCGGCGACGACGATGCAACTGGCCTCCGGCCTCACGCCGCCCACCAACCGGTGGTTCTCGGGGCTCGTCTTCGGCGACACCGCGATGGCCGTCTTCCCCTTCCCGATCTCGTTCCAGGAGACCGCATCGGGCTTCGCGGCAGGTCTGCCCACGGCGACCGGCACGACCAACACCCTCTTCGGCGAGGCCGTCCAGCAGGTCATTGTCGGCATCGGCGCGACCAGCCAGATCGTCAGCCGCTACGACTCCGTCTCGGTGACCCTCGAGCAGAAGGCAGGATCGAGCGTGGTCGGGCACACGACCCTGGCCGAGGGGTCGCCGCTCGTCTCCTACGTCGCCGCGAAGTCGCAGACCGCCACTCTCAACGCTCCGGTCACCGACACCTCGAAGTCGGGATCGTTCACCCGAGGCACCCTCACGGCCGCCGGTCAGAAGTGGGCCGTCGTCACGTCCGGGTCGTTCTCGGCATCCGGCGTCTCCCTCGCCTCGGGGCAGAGCCTCGTGCTCTTCCCGGTGCCTGTCGGCACGTCGCCCGGCCAGCTCGACACGCTGACGGCTGCCGCGGCGTCACCGCTGGCCTCGGTGAGGACGGCGTACAAGGCGACGTCCAAGGGGCAGCAGACCTCGCTCTCGTACCTGACGGCGGGCAGGTCGAAGACCCTCGTCGTGCCGCTGCCGCACCAGGGCGACGCGGCGGCGTCGTCAGGATGCCAGAGCCTCACCTACAGGACGATCTACGGCACCGTCCCCGTCTGCGCCTCGACGGGGCTCACGTTCACCACCCCGACGGTGAAGCCGACCTCATCGCTCGACCTCACGTCGATCTCGGCGGCCGACACCGCCACGCTGAAGTCGCAGTTGAAGGTCGACGTCGCCACCCTGCCGACGTTCGCGACCGACACCTACTACGGCGGCAAGACGCTCTACCGCGCCGCGATGCTGCTGCAGATCGCTCGGCAACTCGGCGACAAGACCTCGGCCGCGACGCTGACGGCGAAGCTGACGGCCGAGCTCGACAAGTGGATGCAGCCGGGCGGCTGCACGACTCGCGGCCAGGAGTGCTTCGTCTACGACCCGAAGCTCAAGACGGTCGTCGGCCTCGTCAACTCGTTCGGCTCCGAGCTCGACAACGACCACCACTTCCACTACGGCTACTTCCTCTACGCCGCTGGCGTCGTGGCGCAGAACACTCCGTCGCTCGCGAAGAAGTGGGCGCCGGTCATGAACCTGCTGGCCGCCGATATCGCCACGAACACGCACTCCGAGTCGGGCGAGTACTTCCCCGACACCCGCATGTACGATCCGTACTTCTCGCACAGCTGGGCGTCCGGCTATTCGGAGTTCGCCGACGGCAACAACCAGGAGTCGTCCTCCGAGGCCGTCAACGCGTGGACCGGGCTGTCACTCTGGGCCGCCGCTTCGAGCGACAGGCCGCTGGCCGCCGAGGCCGCGTGGATGCTCAGCGGAGAGGCCGCGTCGGCTCTCGCCTACTACGTCAACCCGTCGCTTGTGGGCTCGCAGTTCGACGGCTTCGACCACTCGATGGTGTCGCTCAACTGGGGCGGCAAGCGCGACTACGCCACCTGGTTCTCGGCGGCCCCGAGCGCGATCATCGGCATTCAGCTGATCCCGATGAGCCCGGTCTCGTCGTACCTCGGCTCGGCCCGGGGCGGCGGCGCGGCGCACATCCAGTCGCTCGTCAAGACGGCCCTCTCGGCAGGATCCGACGCCACGCTCGTCGACTACGTGCTGATGTACGAGTCGCTCGCGAGCCCGGCTGCGGCACGGTCGGCCCTCGCGGTCGCGAAGAAGCTGCTGAGCACGGACATCGACAACGGCGACTCGCGCACGTACATGCTCGCGTACATCATGGCGAACGCGTCGAAGTAG